The nucleotide window CATCCCTACGCTGTCAACGAGAGGGAAGATGTTGTAGATCACCTTCTTCCTGAGTTCTCTGTCCTGAATGGATGCAAATTCTACGTGAATCTTTATGTCCTTTTTCTTCTTCAGCAGTTTTATATCCTCTTTGGCCTTCCTTAGATAGTAGTTTGCATCCTTTCCGTCGCTGTAGTATTTTCTTAACCCCTGATAGCCTGAAAGAATGGCGCCATCTACCATCTCGCCTATCTCGGGCAGATGTGGTTTTAGCTCCGGGGAAGTTTCAATTCTCGCAAACTCCTCGAATCTGGAAGCAACGATGAACCTTCCGGAGTAGGGGACTTCGATAGTCTCATTTCCAAGCTTGAATCTTGTGCCGGCTCTAAACTCAAAAATTCTGTTAATCTTCACCGGGTCGTTCTCTCTATAAGCTTCGACAGGCTTCTTTAAGACAAGCTTTCCTTCTTCGACAACCGGATAGAGGAGGTTATCCTTATTTACGAACATCTCAGCTTGTTTTTTTCCAAGATAAGGGGAGTAGGCAATTACTTTATTAAAGTCCAAGTTGGCAAGGAGATTTGCTATTACCCCCACTTGTCCCCCAATTCTCTCAGAATCGTATTTAAAGCGGGAATCAAACCATCTATCGGTCTCAACACTCACCAGAGGCACGGCTTGAGGTTTTCCGGTCTTGAGGGCATGTATTAATCTCGCAACAAAGTCTAAAGGCTCGTTTATCTCTCTCGGGTATTCATCAATTCGTTTCTTAATGTTCTCTGCTCCAAATTCCTTTATGAGGTTCTCTATGTGCTTTTCGTTCAAATATACTATTGCGTCAACGTTGACGTTGTAGGCCAAGTAAATGTTCATTCTCTGGAAGTCCTTGATGAACTCCATCATTTTATCACCCTCAGTGAGTACTCTAAGAAAATTTACAAGAGAGTGCTTAAAAATATTTTCATGAAGATAAAGAAAATCGGTAAAAGAATTAAAACTCCATAAAAAGCTTTCCGAGCCAGGGGATTTTCTCCCCTACGTCAAGTTCCCTCAAAGCAAGCCACAGAGAGGCCTGATTGCTTGTAACGACTGGAACACCCAGGTCCTCTTCGAGAGCCTCGATTATTTCAAAAGTCCTCAAGTTGGTGCAGCTTATGAATATTGCATCTGCCTCATCTGTAAAGAGTGCCTTGACCATCCGGTAGGCTTCATAGGGTTCGAGCCTTCCGATTTTGGTATTGTCGACTATTCCAAGTCCTCTGATGTCTATGACCTCAAACTCATTTGCCTCCAAAAACTCCTTCTCTCTCTGGTTTATCTCATCAGTGTAGGGGGTTATGACAAGTATTCTCTGGGAGTCGAGAATCTTGAGGGCCTCGACAACTGCTGTACTCGTCGTCACAACCGGCAGCTTAACCTCGCTCTCTATCTTCTCCTCAATCTCCCTGTCAAATTCTCCACCGCCTATGAAAGAGCCACTCGTACACCCGTAGAGAATTAAGTCAACGTCGGCATCTTTCAACATCTTTGCACTTTCCACTGCAAGCCCGCTCATTGCTAAAAGCTCCTCCTCTGTAACGTTCTTCAAAGGCATTCTCGCTGTGTGAAGTGATACTCCCTCAGGTAAAGCTGAATGCAGCTCCATCTCCATCGTTGTATTTGAGGACGGAACTATCAAGCCAATTCTACCTCTCCATCCGTACATATTTTCACCTAAAAGGAGCTTTATTTCTCACCTATATTAAAGTTTTTCCAAAAATTCTAATAAACTTCAAGTGCAAATGGACTCTGGTGATGAAAATGATAAGATACCCCGCAGTTGCCGGGAGCTTTTATCCCTCTGGAGAAGAGCTAAGACTCATGCTTGATGAGTTTTTCAGTGACCTTGGGGAGCTTGGAGAAGAAAGGAAGATTACCGCGGGAGTTGCACCTCACGCAGGATATATTTTCTCGGGCTACACAGCTTCGAGAACATACAAAGCTATCTATGAGGATGGCCTCCCGGAGACGTTTGTAATTATAGGGCCCAACCACACCGGCCTCGGTTCCCCCGTGGCAGTTTACCCTGAAGGCATTTGGAGGACCCCAATGGGAGATGTTGAAGTTGATGCTGAGCTAGCAAAGACTATCGCAAGACACTCCGGTTTGGCAGATTTAGACGAGTTCGCCCACAAATACGAGCACTCTCTGGAAGTGCAGGTACCCTTTATTCAATACATCTCCGAAAAAGCAGGAAAAGAAGTGAAGATCGTCCCCATAGCCCTCGGACTGCAAGATGAAGAGGTTGCCGAAGATCTGGGAAGGGCAATATTTGAAGCAAGCCAAGAGCTTGGGAGGGATGTAGTTGTTATAGCAAGCACGGACATGATGCACTACGGCTATGCCTACGGCTACGTGCCTTTTAGGGCAAGAGGAGACGATTTGCTGGGAAGAATTAGGGAATGGGACTTCAGAGTAATTCAAAAGATTCTCGAATTTGATTATAAAGGAATGTTCGACGAGATAAGGAAAATGAACCATACAATGTGCGGTCCGGGAGGAGTTGCAACGGCAATAGTCTTCTCAAGACTCAGCGAAGCAGTTGAAGCGGAGGTGTTACACTACACAACGAGCTTTGAGGTGAGCAGGTCAACAGATGCGATAGTGGGTTATGTGAGTATTGTCATGAGAAGAGTGTGAGGGATATAACTGAAGAAGACAAATTGGGCACATGCTCCAAAATTGGTTCGATTTTTGGAATCTCCCCCTTTATTTTTGCTGCACTTTATTTAGGTGATCTTATTATTTAACTGGATAATCCCACTTTAACAACGCCGATGCCATAGAGCTCATTGTAAAGTCTATCACGTTCTTTCTCCTGCTTGGAGGTCCCTAATTTTCGGTATTCTGCCCTAAGGGCAGTAAAACAACAAAAACATCGGGCACAACAGGCCTATTAATTGCCGGCGTAGTCTTTGCATGTATGCAGTTACTAAAATCCAAAATTTAAGAGGGTACAAAAACAACCAAAAGAAAAATAAATTTGGAGTGTATATCCTAGACCATGGAGATTGAAGATACTATAAAAACCGAAGAGACCTTTAAGAGATTCATACTTTCGTTGAAGTTATCGAAAACTTTCTGGAGGGCTAAAAATGAGGAGGGTTCTTGCTTCCGCACCCGCTAAAATTATTCTCTTCGGAGAACACAGTGTAGTTTATGGAAAGCCTGCTATAGCTGCAGCCATTGATTTGAGGACTTATGTAAGAGCAGAGTTTAATGAAAACGGAAGGATTAGAATAGAGGCTAAAGACATAAGAACC belongs to Thermococcus bergensis and includes:
- a CDS encoding MEMO1 family protein — protein: MIRYPAVAGSFYPSGEELRLMLDEFFSDLGELGEERKITAGVAPHAGYIFSGYTASRTYKAIYEDGLPETFVIIGPNHTGLGSPVAVYPEGIWRTPMGDVEVDAELAKTIARHSGLADLDEFAHKYEHSLEVQVPFIQYISEKAGKEVKIVPIALGLQDEEVAEDLGRAIFEASQELGRDVVVIASTDMMHYGYAYGYVPFRARGDDLLGRIREWDFRVIQKILEFDYKGMFDEIRKMNHTMCGPGGVATAIVFSRLSEAVEAEVLHYTTSFEVSRSTDAIVGYVSIVMRRV
- the pfkC gene encoding ADP-specific phosphofructokinase; its protein translation is MMEFIKDFQRMNIYLAYNVNVDAIVYLNEKHIENLIKEFGAENIKKRIDEYPREINEPLDFVARLIHALKTGKPQAVPLVSVETDRWFDSRFKYDSERIGGQVGVIANLLANLDFNKVIAYSPYLGKKQAEMFVNKDNLLYPVVEEGKLVLKKPVEAYRENDPVKINRIFEFRAGTRFKLGNETIEVPYSGRFIVASRFEEFARIETSPELKPHLPEIGEMVDGAILSGYQGLRKYYSDGKDANYYLRKAKEDIKLLKKKKDIKIHVEFASIQDRELRKKVIYNIFPLVDSVGMDEAEIAHILSVLGYRELSDRIFTYNRIEDAVLGAKILLDELNLEILQVHTIYYLMYITHSDNPLSEEELMKSLEVGTTLAAARASLGDIKRPEDIKVGLSVPFNEKGEYVKLRFEEAKAKMRTREYKIVIIPTRLVKNPVSTVGLGDTISAGAFASYLSMLRRKE
- a CDS encoding maleate cis-trans isomerase family protein, yielding MYGWRGRIGLIVPSSNTTMEMELHSALPEGVSLHTARMPLKNVTEEELLAMSGLAVESAKMLKDADVDLILYGCTSGSFIGGGEFDREIEEKIESEVKLPVVTTSTAVVEALKILDSQRILVITPYTDEINQREKEFLEANEFEVIDIRGLGIVDNTKIGRLEPYEAYRMVKALFTDEADAIFISCTNLRTFEIIEALEEDLGVPVVTSNQASLWLALRELDVGEKIPWLGKLFMEF